A genomic stretch from Terriglobales bacterium includes:
- a CDS encoding LUD domain-containing protein codes for MSAPASNAQGAASESPRKFADKSAKGRLLAAIRMALRDESEAVHHNVQHHNAARYRAISLLPDYQQLKDRTRAIKEDAIERLPELIATVEAAVKRNGGHFHLARDAEDAARYTTEVCRRRGAKLAVKAKSMTTEEIGLNRALEAAGVEVVETDLGEFIIQIADEQPSHIVGPALHYSPERIRALFQRVFKTTEQLESGEELTRFARERLREKFLAAGAGISGANFVCADSGTIALVENEANIRASCILPPLHIAIAGVEKVIPSRKELAPFVELLAASGTGQPLSVYTSIFSPPLKAPLLDAPNASREFHLVLIDNGRLRMREDPQLREALYCIRCSACLNSCANFQSVGGHAFGGATYSGGIGGPWEAGTRTLEHGRFSELCTGCSRCLPNCPVRIDIPWLNIVLRQRLNQKDASAGAKMLEAVMPGLPREDGAAPLSKIFFGHYDLFGRWGSRMAGLANRMGKLGASRALMEKVVGLDRRRALPPFAARTMAELCRAERPAPIEPARARVVLFADVFTNYGSPCRGLATLRVLRSLGVDVVVSDSLPDGRAALSQGLIATATQQARRAAELLRDYVANDRDVVIVEPSVLATFRLDLGRLFPDDAGRKLFEQLRTCCFDSAEYVWRLAQRERLDAARQFPAHRLQLGTRLFYHSHCQQKTVGAATATEELLRACGFDVVTSQVECCGMAGSFGYKKDFYDLSMNVGSYLFKQVEEAERDGKRVLVATGTSCQEQLHQGLSRTVYHPMDLLAEIAQPLMLSS; via the coding sequence ATGAGCGCTCCCGCCTCCAACGCGCAGGGCGCCGCGTCCGAGTCTCCGCGCAAGTTCGCCGACAAGAGCGCCAAGGGAAGGCTGCTCGCCGCCATCCGCATGGCGTTGCGCGACGAGAGCGAAGCTGTCCACCACAACGTCCAGCATCACAACGCGGCACGCTACCGCGCCATTTCGCTTCTTCCCGACTACCAGCAGCTCAAGGACCGCACCCGCGCCATCAAAGAGGACGCGATCGAGCGCCTGCCGGAACTGATCGCAACCGTGGAAGCGGCCGTGAAGCGCAACGGCGGCCACTTCCACCTGGCGCGCGACGCCGAAGACGCTGCCCGCTACACCACCGAGGTCTGCCGCCGGCGCGGCGCCAAACTCGCGGTGAAAGCGAAGAGCATGACCACCGAGGAGATCGGCCTGAATCGCGCGCTGGAGGCCGCCGGCGTCGAGGTGGTTGAGACCGACCTGGGCGAGTTCATCATTCAAATTGCCGACGAGCAGCCCTCGCACATCGTCGGGCCGGCGCTGCACTACAGCCCGGAGCGGATTCGCGCGCTCTTCCAGCGCGTCTTCAAAACAACCGAGCAGCTCGAGAGCGGGGAAGAGTTGACCCGCTTCGCCCGCGAGCGTCTTCGCGAAAAATTCCTCGCCGCGGGCGCCGGCATCTCCGGCGCGAACTTCGTCTGCGCCGACTCGGGCACGATCGCGCTCGTGGAAAACGAAGCCAATATCCGGGCCTCATGCATCCTGCCGCCGCTGCACATCGCGATTGCAGGCGTGGAGAAAGTGATTCCATCGCGCAAAGAACTGGCGCCGTTTGTGGAACTGCTCGCCGCCAGCGGCACCGGCCAGCCGCTCTCGGTGTACACCAGCATCTTCAGCCCGCCGTTGAAGGCGCCGCTGCTGGACGCACCGAACGCGAGCCGCGAGTTCCACCTAGTCCTGATCGACAACGGCCGGCTGCGCATGCGTGAAGACCCGCAGCTTCGGGAAGCGCTCTACTGCATCCGCTGCAGCGCCTGCCTGAACTCGTGCGCCAACTTTCAGTCGGTGGGCGGGCATGCGTTCGGGGGCGCAACCTACTCGGGCGGCATCGGCGGACCGTGGGAGGCGGGCACGCGCACGCTCGAGCACGGACGCTTCAGCGAACTCTGCACCGGCTGCTCGCGCTGCCTGCCGAACTGCCCGGTGCGCATTGACATTCCCTGGCTGAACATCGTGCTCCGCCAAAGGCTGAACCAGAAGGACGCGTCGGCGGGCGCAAAAATGCTCGAGGCGGTCATGCCCGGGCTGCCGCGCGAAGACGGAGCGGCCCCGCTCTCCAAGATTTTCTTCGGCCACTACGACCTGTTTGGCAGGTGGGGGTCGCGCATGGCAGGCCTGGCGAACCGCATGGGCAAGCTCGGCGCCAGCCGCGCGCTGATGGAAAAGGTTGTGGGCCTCGATCGCCGCCGCGCGCTGCCGCCGTTCGCCGCGCGGACGATGGCCGAGCTGTGCCGCGCGGAAAGGCCCGCGCCCATCGAACCGGCGCGCGCGCGCGTGGTGCTCTTCGCCGACGTCTTTACCAACTACGGCTCACCTTGCCGCGGATTAGCGACGCTGCGCGTGCTGCGCAGCCTCGGCGTGGACGTGGTGGTCAGCGACTCGCTGCCCGACGGGCGCGCCGCACTCTCGCAGGGCCTGATCGCCACCGCCACGCAGCAGGCGCGCCGCGCTGCCGAACTGCTGCGGGATTACGTGGCGAACGATCGCGACGTGGTGATCGTGGAGCCGAGCGTGCTGGCAACGTTTCGTCTCGACCTCGGCCGCCTGTTTCCCGATGACGCCGGTCGAAAGCTGTTCGAGCAGCTTCGCACTTGCTGCTTCGATTCGGCCGAGTACGTGTGGCGCCTGGCGCAGCGCGAGCGTCTCGATGCGGCGCGGCAGTTTCCGGCACACCGCCTGCAGCTCGGCACGCGCCTGTTCTACCACAGCCACTGCCAGCAGAAGACGGTCGGCGCAGCGACCGCAACCGAAGAACTGCTGCGCGCCTGCGGCTTCGACGTCGTAACATCGCAGGTGGAGTGCTGCGGCATGGCCGGCAGCTTCGGCTACAAGAAGGACTTCTACGATCTGAGCATGAACGTGGGCAGCTACCTGTTCAAGCAGGTGGAAGAAGCCGAGCGCGACGGTAAGCGTGTGCTGGTGGCGACAGGAACTTCATGCCAGGAGCAGTTGCATCAGGGACTGAGCCGAACGGTCTACCACCCGATGGACCTGCTGGCGGAGATTGCGCAGCCTCTGATGCTGTCATCCTGA
- a CDS encoding LUD domain-containing protein — MQLVEQFEAAARAAAARVDRVPRSADAIAAAVQRLEPGAKRIAIAEPMDVDAELFSACRRLPGAFSGGGKKEFAAADAGLTDVFAGVARTGSVCLDIDHEDAGYVSLLPRAHVAVLDSARIVARPADLFRPDVLGGAGLTRNFVFITGPSATGDMGELVRGAHGPHRIHVLVLV, encoded by the coding sequence ATGCAGCTTGTGGAACAGTTTGAAGCGGCAGCCCGCGCCGCTGCCGCCAGGGTGGACCGCGTGCCGCGCTCTGCGGACGCGATCGCAGCCGCCGTGCAAAGGCTCGAACCTGGCGCGAAGCGAATCGCGATTGCCGAGCCAATGGACGTCGACGCGGAGCTGTTTTCCGCATGCCGCCGTCTTCCGGGCGCGTTTTCCGGCGGAGGCAAGAAAGAGTTCGCCGCCGCCGACGCCGGCCTTACCGACGTGTTTGCCGGCGTGGCGCGCACCGGTTCGGTGTGCCTGGACATTGATCACGAGGACGCCGGTTACGTGAGCCTGCTGCCGCGCGCGCACGTCGCCGTGCTCGACTCGGCGCGAATCGTCGCCCGCCCCGCCGACCTGTTTCGTCCGGATGTGCTCGGCGGCGCCGGCCTGACGCGCAACTTTGTCTTCATCACCGGGCCGAGCGCCACCGGCGACATGGGCGAACTGGTGCGCGGCGCGCACGGTCCGCATCGCATTCACGTTCTGGTGCTGGTATGA
- a CDS encoding fumarylacetoacetate hydrolase family protein: protein MKIIRYRDPEGRIHCAAEQPGGERLRLEGDIYGGLRPTQEPARIRYLLAPVVPTTIWCIGKNFRAHAAEAGMDEPTVPVVFAKGVNSIQHPDAPILLPAAAPNEVDYECELVVIIGRPCKDATRDSALEYVLGYTCGNDVSARDWQLTTGGGQWCRGKTFDTFAPIGPCLVTKDEIPDPGALRIQTVLNGQVMQDSSTRNMIFDVPTLIEFLSAGTTLAPGTAIFTGTPDGVGFARKPPRYLKNGDRCSIVIEGIGTLTNPVIGVS from the coding sequence ATGAAGATCATCCGCTACCGTGATCCGGAAGGCCGCATTCACTGCGCCGCCGAGCAGCCTGGCGGCGAGCGCCTGCGCCTGGAAGGCGACATCTACGGCGGATTGCGCCCCACGCAGGAACCGGCGCGTATTCGCTACCTGCTGGCGCCGGTTGTGCCCACGACCATCTGGTGCATCGGAAAAAACTTTCGTGCGCACGCGGCCGAAGCCGGCATGGATGAGCCGACCGTTCCCGTCGTCTTCGCCAAGGGCGTGAATTCCATCCAGCATCCGGACGCGCCCATTCTGCTGCCCGCGGCCGCACCGAATGAAGTTGATTACGAATGCGAGCTGGTGGTCATCATCGGGCGGCCTTGCAAAGACGCGACCCGCGACTCCGCCCTGGAGTACGTTCTGGGCTACACCTGCGGCAACGACGTCAGCGCGCGCGACTGGCAGCTCACCACCGGCGGCGGCCAGTGGTGCCGCGGCAAGACGTTCGATACGTTCGCGCCGATCGGGCCATGTCTCGTGACGAAAGACGAGATTCCCGATCCCGGCGCGCTGCGCATCCAAACCGTGCTCAACGGCCAGGTCATGCAGGACTCCAGCACGCGCAATATGATCTTCGACGTGCCCACGCTCATTGAATTCCTCAGCGCCGGGACCACGCTTGCGCCGGGCACCGCGATTTTCACCGGCACGCCCGACGGCGTCGGCTTCGCGCGCAAGCCGCCGCGCTATCTGAAGAATGGCGACCGGTGCAGCATCGTGATCGAGGGCATCGGCACGCTCACCAATCCCGTGATCGGGGTAAGCTAG
- a CDS encoding endo-alpha-N-acetylgalactosaminidase family protein yields the protein MHEERKRLQRREFLKIGGAGVAAIASSPLFAQLPEARPTWRAAPAKPVVLRTGKLELTLDSAHGLPYQYRLLPGRTVMLGEDLGQPITARVCRKAEWQFANIPVTTRAVMKPERNARHAEFVFDVAHESRPAASFSIGYELSGATVIVSMFDVQEHDGYELIEVAMPRLVTVTESDPGAWLAHGDEGGNVAQLADAKPGSLPPNRFWGKVLGTLPFVMVGTDRALCVQETTAYMDGTELTVSGGAGPRRASLGTVKTHRVDGSGCYDMNSDPDKPPKNCGTATTPNLLIEQPSSCRLDFVEAPAGGKADWLLGAKLVRARMPAIPTRYYDDKFTYGIRCDEPRFPQPSATFDDCDKLIRDVAALTDHAPQVAHLWGWQYKGKDTGYPAVREVNQRLGGFDRMMRLMDEMRPLNCNVTFSDNYDDAYRSSPEWDEAIIARRPDGELWLSRNWTGENSYIIGLAKYMQGPGRERIRYTCERYKLRESTHVDVLSYYAMRNDWDRRRPAGAIKNFEARCRILDEFRQRGVDVSSEALRYPFIGRISCFWYMTGPRACPFGGKAIPLLATIYRKSAAWGLSGGQRNAPLNERLLNMLFYNARAHMILRADIDRGEITDNYYLIMAPWFLMHERNVESFRREGERTQIGFEGDALLEVDWSAKSYTLSLAGNEVARDTSIYCPFGEGRIALYSVSAGELVPALPKGWDISKVAAIVLSTAKPEEVPVKLEAGKLRVAVAARRPVIIYRDGDAARRRLLGDARA from the coding sequence ATGCACGAGGAGCGGAAGCGGCTTCAGCGGCGTGAATTTCTGAAAATTGGCGGCGCAGGTGTCGCGGCCATCGCGAGTTCGCCGCTGTTCGCGCAACTGCCCGAGGCGAGGCCCACGTGGCGCGCCGCGCCGGCAAAGCCGGTCGTGCTGCGCACCGGCAAGCTCGAACTCACGCTCGATTCCGCCCACGGGCTGCCGTACCAGTACCGGCTGCTCCCCGGCCGCACGGTGATGCTCGGCGAAGACCTGGGCCAGCCGATCACGGCGCGTGTTTGTCGCAAAGCTGAATGGCAGTTCGCCAACATTCCCGTTACCACACGCGCGGTGATGAAGCCGGAGCGCAACGCCCGCCACGCTGAATTCGTTTTCGACGTCGCCCACGAATCGCGCCCGGCAGCGAGTTTCTCCATTGGTTACGAACTTTCCGGCGCGACGGTGATCGTCTCAATGTTCGACGTGCAGGAGCACGACGGTTACGAGCTGATCGAGGTCGCCATGCCGCGCCTGGTGACCGTTACCGAGTCAGATCCCGGCGCGTGGCTTGCGCACGGCGACGAAGGCGGCAACGTCGCGCAGCTCGCCGACGCCAAGCCAGGGAGCCTTCCGCCGAACCGCTTCTGGGGAAAAGTGCTTGGCACTCTGCCATTCGTCATGGTCGGCACCGACCGCGCGCTCTGCGTGCAGGAGACGACGGCCTACATGGACGGCACCGAGCTCACCGTTTCCGGCGGGGCGGGTCCGCGGCGCGCGTCGCTCGGCACCGTCAAGACGCATCGCGTGGACGGCAGCGGCTGCTACGACATGAACTCCGACCCCGACAAGCCGCCGAAGAATTGCGGCACGGCAACGACGCCCAACCTGCTCATCGAGCAGCCGTCGTCATGTCGTCTCGACTTCGTCGAAGCTCCCGCCGGGGGGAAAGCCGACTGGCTCCTCGGCGCCAAGCTCGTGCGCGCGCGCATGCCGGCCATCCCCACGCGCTACTACGACGACAAGTTCACTTACGGCATCCGTTGCGACGAGCCGCGCTTCCCGCAGCCGAGCGCGACGTTCGATGACTGCGACAAACTCATCCGCGACGTGGCCGCGCTCACCGATCACGCGCCCCAGGTCGCGCACCTGTGGGGCTGGCAGTACAAAGGCAAGGACACCGGTTACCCCGCCGTCCGCGAGGTCAACCAGCGCCTCGGCGGCTTCGACCGCATGATGCGGCTCATGGACGAGATGCGCCCGCTGAACTGCAACGTCACCTTTTCCGACAACTACGACGACGCCTACCGCAGCAGCCCGGAGTGGGACGAAGCCATCATTGCGCGCCGCCCCGACGGCGAGTTGTGGCTGAGCCGCAACTGGACGGGCGAAAACTCCTACATCATCGGCCTGGCGAAATACATGCAAGGCCCAGGCCGGGAGCGGATCAGGTACACATGCGAGCGCTACAAGCTGCGCGAGAGCACGCACGTTGACGTGCTCTCCTACTACGCCATGCGCAATGACTGGGACCGGCGGCGCCCGGCGGGGGCGATCAAGAATTTCGAAGCGCGCTGCCGGATCCTCGACGAATTCCGCCAGCGCGGCGTTGACGTAAGCTCGGAAGCATTGCGCTATCCGTTCATCGGCCGCATCAGCTGCTTCTGGTACATGACCGGGCCGCGCGCGTGTCCCTTCGGCGGCAAAGCGATTCCGCTGCTCGCCACCATTTACCGCAAGAGCGCCGCCTGGGGACTTTCCGGCGGGCAGCGCAATGCCCCGCTCAACGAGCGCCTGCTCAACATGCTGTTCTACAACGCCCGCGCGCACATGATCCTGCGCGCCGACATCGACCGCGGCGAGATAACCGACAACTACTACCTCATCATGGCGCCGTGGTTTTTGATGCACGAGCGCAACGTCGAAAGCTTCCGCCGCGAGGGCGAGCGCACGCAAATCGGCTTCGAGGGCGATGCGCTGCTGGAGGTTGACTGGTCCGCGAAGAGTTACACCCTTTCGCTGGCCGGAAACGAAGTGGCGCGCGATACGAGCATCTACTGCCCCTTCGGGGAAGGCCGCATCGCGCTCTACAGCGTGAGCGCGGGCGAACTGGTTCCCGCGTTGCCGAAAGGATGGGACATCAGCAAGGTTGCCGCGATTGTTCTTTCAACCGCCAAGCCGGAAGAAGTGCCGGTGAAGCTCGAGGCGGGCAAGCTGCGCGTCGCCGTGGCGGCGCGCCGGCCGGTCATAATTTATCGCGACGGCGACGCCGCCCGCCGCCGCTTGCTGGGGGACGCGCGCGCATGA
- a CDS encoding amidase, whose amino-acid sequence MAGSIIWAAQLLTAKQLSPVELTQGCLSRIERLDGKLNSFIRVTAESALAAAKTAEVEIQRGEYRGPLHGVPIALKDLADVAGLPTTAGSNLYKDRIAAEDAEVVRRLKAAGAVLLGKLNMQEFAYGGSSVVSAFGPTRNPWSPDHSVGGSSGGSAAAVAAQFCYGALGSDTGGSIRQPAAYCGIVGLKPTYGRVSTRGVVPLAWTLDHVGPMTRTVADAAVMLQAIAGHDPADPASADVPVPDYTAALRQDPKLLRLGVPRAYFFEEIDGGIGSALEAAIDVLRSLCASVRDITIPASNDRTLVRAEAYAFHRENVERSPELYQPETLRRIRTGAEISAAEYIAHRREVDALRHSPAELFRDVDLLITPTTAIPPPRIDDLLADMENLRKQEIVMLRNTRPFNALGLPTISIPCGFTRGGLPIGMQITGAPWREADVLRLAHAYERATEWHTRRPAL is encoded by the coding sequence GTGGCTGGCTCAATCATTTGGGCCGCTCAACTTCTTACCGCGAAACAACTTTCGCCCGTCGAGCTGACCCAGGGCTGCCTCAGCCGCATCGAGCGCCTCGACGGCAAGCTCAACAGCTTCATTCGCGTAACCGCGGAGTCGGCACTCGCCGCAGCGAAAACCGCCGAAGTGGAAATCCAGCGCGGCGAGTACCGCGGGCCTCTGCATGGTGTTCCGATCGCGCTCAAGGACCTGGCTGACGTCGCCGGCCTGCCCACCACGGCCGGCAGCAACCTATATAAGGACCGGATCGCAGCCGAGGATGCTGAAGTCGTTCGTCGGCTGAAGGCCGCCGGGGCAGTCCTGCTGGGCAAGCTGAACATGCAGGAGTTCGCCTACGGAGGCAGCTCGGTGGTGAGCGCTTTCGGGCCAACGCGCAATCCGTGGTCGCCGGATCATAGCGTGGGCGGCTCTTCCGGCGGCTCAGCCGCGGCGGTGGCGGCGCAATTCTGCTATGGCGCGCTGGGCTCCGACACCGGCGGCTCCATCCGCCAGCCCGCCGCCTATTGCGGCATTGTGGGATTGAAGCCGACGTACGGCCGCGTGAGCACGCGCGGCGTAGTGCCGCTTGCCTGGACGCTCGACCACGTTGGCCCGATGACGCGCACGGTGGCCGACGCAGCCGTGATGCTTCAGGCCATCGCCGGGCACGATCCAGCCGACCCGGCGAGCGCGGACGTTCCCGTTCCCGACTACACGGCTGCGCTTCGGCAGGACCCGAAGCTTCTGCGCCTCGGCGTTCCTCGAGCGTATTTTTTCGAGGAGATTGACGGCGGGATCGGCTCGGCTTTGGAAGCCGCGATCGATGTTTTGAGGAGTCTGTGCGCCAGCGTTCGCGACATCACGATTCCCGCCAGCAACGACCGCACGCTGGTGCGCGCCGAGGCGTACGCGTTTCATCGCGAGAACGTCGAGCGCTCTCCCGAGCTCTACCAGCCAGAGACGCTGCGCCGCATCCGCACCGGCGCCGAAATCAGCGCGGCGGAGTACATCGCCCACCGGAGGGAAGTCGACGCGCTGCGGCATTCGCCGGCAGAGCTCTTTCGCGACGTGGACCTGCTGATCACGCCGACGACGGCCATTCCGCCGCCGCGCATTGACGATCTGCTCGCCGACATGGAGAACCTGCGCAAGCAGGAGATCGTGATGTTGCGCAACACACGTCCGTTCAACGCCCTCGGGCTGCCGACCATTTCGATTCCGTGCGGCTTCACCCGCGGCGGACTGCCGATCGGCATGCAGATCACCGGCGCGCCGTGGCGCGAGGCCGATGTGCTGCGCCTGGCGCACGCCTACGAGCGCGCAACCGAGTGGCATACGCGCCGGCCGGCGCTCTGA
- a CDS encoding DUF488 domain-containing protein, with amino-acid sequence MPQENRLSLPTGSLKDQCDGRDVWNETRSADDADFFTLGYSGRKTHEIIEALKSFGVRTLIDIRQNPVSMYRPELSKRNIATLLEEHGIAYVHLPQLGVPRDIRAKAIEAGTRDVIWEWYDDNVVESFFGRNLHFFINGFEHPVALMCTEMDPKECHRHRVALALEELGMRGFDI; translated from the coding sequence ATGCCACAAGAGAATCGGCTAAGCCTTCCTACTGGCTCGCTCAAGGATCAGTGTGATGGCAGGGACGTGTGGAATGAAACCCGTTCTGCCGATGATGCTGACTTTTTCACGCTCGGATATTCCGGCAGGAAAACACATGAAATCATCGAGGCTCTCAAGTCGTTCGGCGTTAGGACGCTGATTGATATTCGCCAGAACCCAGTCAGTATGTACAGGCCTGAATTGAGCAAAAGAAATATAGCGACGCTGCTAGAGGAGCACGGCATCGCTTACGTTCATCTGCCGCAGCTTGGCGTCCCGCGCGACATTCGCGCCAAAGCTATCGAAGCGGGTACGCGGGATGTCATCTGGGAGTGGTACGACGACAATGTAGTGGAATCATTCTTTGGTCGTAATCTGCATTTCTTCATTAACGGCTTTGAGCATCCCGTCGCCCTCATGTGTACAGAGATGGACCCCAAGGAATGCCATCGGCATCGCGTGGCGCTGGCGCTGGAAGAGCTCGGCATGAGGGGTTTCGACATATGA
- a CDS encoding IS1 family transposase, which produces MNRLKTEKRIQVIAALVEGTSINATCRMTGVAKHTVLNLLRDLGCAAAAYHHHNVRGLSVRRLQCDEIWAFVGCKKKNATPEQKQQGWGDVWTWTAIDADTKLCVTYLIGLRDKACAMEFMQDCRDRIVNRPQITTDAHRPYMDAVDAAFGMEVDYAQLHKVFGAPSDEEQRRYSPATCIGCDMKTVTGDPDPKHVSTSFVERQNLTMRMSMRRFTRLTNGFSKKLDNHGHAVALYFMHYNFCRVHKTLRVTPAMEAGLADHIWTLEELVGLLVPAQATAVA; this is translated from the coding sequence ATGAATCGCCTCAAGACCGAAAAGCGGATTCAGGTAATAGCGGCTCTCGTTGAAGGAACGTCCATCAATGCGACTTGCCGCATGACAGGCGTTGCCAAGCACACCGTCTTGAACCTCCTGCGCGACCTCGGCTGCGCTGCCGCTGCCTACCATCACCACAACGTTCGCGGCCTCAGCGTGCGCCGTTTGCAGTGCGACGAAATTTGGGCATTTGTCGGTTGCAAGAAGAAGAACGCCACACCCGAACAAAAGCAGCAGGGCTGGGGTGATGTTTGGACGTGGACGGCCATTGATGCCGACACGAAACTCTGTGTCACGTACCTGATTGGCCTGCGCGATAAAGCGTGCGCGATGGAGTTCATGCAGGACTGCCGCGACCGCATCGTTAATCGCCCGCAAATCACTACCGACGCGCACAGGCCGTACATGGACGCCGTTGACGCCGCGTTCGGTATGGAAGTGGACTATGCCCAATTGCACAAGGTTTTCGGGGCACCGTCCGATGAAGAGCAGCGCCGCTATTCACCCGCGACCTGCATCGGCTGCGACATGAAAACCGTGACGGGCGACCCCGACCCAAAGCACGTCAGCACGTCATTTGTCGAGCGTCAAAATCTGACAATGCGCATGTCCATGCGCAGGTTCACACGGCTCACAAATGGCTTCAGCAAAAAGCTGGACAACCACGGTCACGCTGTTGCCCTATATTTCATGCACTACAACTTCTGCCGCGTGCATAAGACGCTGCGCGTTACGCCCGCGATGGAAGCAGGCCTAGCAGATCACATTTGGACGCTTGAAGAGCTGGTGGGATTGCTCGTACCAGCACAGGCTACAGCAGTTGCTTAG
- a CDS encoding NYN domain-containing protein codes for MAERVVVLLDGGFVKKKLEETSRHFPTVAEIVALCGGILAKPSLAGKDLFRIYYYDAPPFEGSVRHPLTRLNVNYSNTPVANQNKSLIDSLELQPDFAVRRGTLKCSGWKLGRTALRRLSRIAPVAAPGAVVAPPVPQQGVALAAVAVAAPAPNLAVTPTDFVPNMQQKGVDMRIGLDMAWIALKRLAEILVLVTGDSDFVPVMKFARKEGMRVFLECMNHPVSRDLKAHADRVL; via the coding sequence ATGGCCGAAAGAGTGGTCGTTCTGCTCGACGGAGGTTTTGTAAAGAAAAAACTAGAAGAAACGAGCCGTCATTTCCCGACCGTTGCCGAGATCGTTGCGCTGTGCGGCGGCATCTTGGCCAAACCGTCACTCGCAGGTAAAGACCTCTTCAGAATCTACTACTATGACGCTCCGCCGTTTGAGGGCAGCGTCCGCCACCCGCTGACGCGCCTGAATGTAAATTACTCAAACACGCCAGTTGCCAATCAGAATAAGTCGCTAATTGATTCGTTAGAACTGCAACCGGATTTTGCAGTGCGACGGGGAACCCTCAAGTGCTCCGGCTGGAAGCTTGGGCGTACAGCCCTGCGACGCCTGAGCAGGATCGCTCCCGTCGCTGCTCCTGGAGCCGTGGTGGCCCCTCCAGTTCCTCAGCAAGGTGTAGCGCTGGCCGCCGTAGCGGTCGCCGCGCCCGCCCCGAATCTTGCTGTTACCCCGACCGATTTCGTGCCCAACATGCAACAAAAGGGGGTGGATATGCGAATTGGCCTCGACATGGCATGGATTGCCCTCAAGCGTCTGGCGGAAATCCTTGTGCTCGTGACCGGCGATTCAGATTTCGTTCCCGTGATGAAGTTTGCCCGGAAGGAAGGCATGCGCGTATTCCTCGAATGCATGAATCATCCCGTGTCTCGGGATTTGAAAGCCCACGCCGACCGCGTGCTCTGA